In Electrophorus electricus isolate fEleEle1 chromosome 14, fEleEle1.pri, whole genome shotgun sequence, a single window of DNA contains:
- the cpped1 gene encoding serine/threonine-protein phosphatase CPPED1 isoform X2: MAGEDDIFLRATQRTYKGLTQDEEREWRGPFCFIQAADPQLGLMKAWRVGDCDGGGDEWTEEVRLTQQAVRAVNELRPRPRFVALCGDLIHAMPDSPFREEQEKDLKEALRLTDPDIPLVFVSGNHDLGNTPTPATVEQFRRTWGDDYFSFWVGGVLCLVLNSQLFFDASGCPQLAEAHDAWLERQLQSAAHSTARHVLVFQHIPLYLRTPDEDDEYFNLQRVQRASLLRRFHQAGVKAVFSGHYHRNAGGSHGGLDMVVSSAIGCQLGDDPHGVRVVVVTADEIIHRYHSLEQLSERGIDEDLKKLLA; this comes from the exons ATGAGGAGAGGGAGTGGAGGGGGCCGTTCTGCTTTATCCAGGCAGCGGACCCCCAGCTGGGCCTGATGAAGGCCTGGAGGGTGGGCGACTGCGATGGAGGAGGGGACGAGTGGACCGAGGAGGTCCGGCTCACGCAGCAGGCCGTGCGGGCTGTCAACGAGCTGCGGCCCCGTCCACGCTTCGTGGCTCTCTGTGGGGATCTGATCCATGCCATGCCAG ACTCCCCtttcagagaagagcaagagaagGACCTGAAAGAGGCCCTGCGGCTCACCGATCCGGACATCCCCCTTGTTTTCGTCAGCGGCAACCACGACCTGGGCAACACCCCAACCCCGGCCACGGTGGAGCAGTTCCGCCGCACCTGGGGTGACGACTACTTCAGCTTCTGGGTGGGCGGCGTGCTGTGCCTGGTTCTGAACTCCCAGCTGTTCTTCGACGCGTCGGGCTGCCCGCAGTTGGCCGAGGCCCACGATGCCTGGCTGGAGCGTCAGCTGCAGAGCGCCGCCCATAGCACCGCCCGCCACGTCCTTGTGTTCCAGCACATTCCGCTCTACCTGCGCACGCCCGACGAGGACGATGAATACTTCAACCTACAGAGGGTCCAGAGGGCCAGCCTGTTGCGCAGGTTCCACCAGGCAG gtgtGAAAGCTGTGTTCTCTGGGCACTACCACCGCAATGCGGGAGGGAGCCATGGTGGCCTGGACATGGTGGTGAGCTCAGCTATTGGTTGCCAGCTGGGCGATGACCCCCACGGAgtcagggtggtggtggtgaccGCTGATGAGATCATCCATCGCTACCACAGTCTGGAGCAGTTAAGTGAACGTGGCATAGACGAAGATCTGAAAAAACTCCTGGCTTGA
- the cpped1 gene encoding serine/threonine-protein phosphatase CPPED1 isoform X1 has protein sequence MAGEDDIFLRATQRTYKGLTQDEEREWRGPFCFIQAADPQLGLMKAWRVGDCDGGGDEWTEEVRLTQQAVRAVNELRPRPRFVALCGDLIHAMPDSPFREEQEKDLKEALRLTDPDIPLVFVSGNHDLGNTPTPATVEQFRRTWGDDYFSFWVGGVLCLVLNSQLFFDASGCPQLAEAHDAWLERQLQSAAHSTARHVLVFQHIPLYLRTPDEDDEYFNLQRVQRASLLRRFHQAGAVKALTVSGVKAVFSGHYHRNAGGSHGGLDMVVSSAIGCQLGDDPHGVRVVVVTADEIIHRYHSLEQLSERGIDEDLKKLLA, from the exons ATGAGGAGAGGGAGTGGAGGGGGCCGTTCTGCTTTATCCAGGCAGCGGACCCCCAGCTGGGCCTGATGAAGGCCTGGAGGGTGGGCGACTGCGATGGAGGAGGGGACGAGTGGACCGAGGAGGTCCGGCTCACGCAGCAGGCCGTGCGGGCTGTCAACGAGCTGCGGCCCCGTCCACGCTTCGTGGCTCTCTGTGGGGATCTGATCCATGCCATGCCAG ACTCCCCtttcagagaagagcaagagaagGACCTGAAAGAGGCCCTGCGGCTCACCGATCCGGACATCCCCCTTGTTTTCGTCAGCGGCAACCACGACCTGGGCAACACCCCAACCCCGGCCACGGTGGAGCAGTTCCGCCGCACCTGGGGTGACGACTACTTCAGCTTCTGGGTGGGCGGCGTGCTGTGCCTGGTTCTGAACTCCCAGCTGTTCTTCGACGCGTCGGGCTGCCCGCAGTTGGCCGAGGCCCACGATGCCTGGCTGGAGCGTCAGCTGCAGAGCGCCGCCCATAGCACCGCCCGCCACGTCCTTGTGTTCCAGCACATTCCGCTCTACCTGCGCACGCCCGACGAGGACGATGAATACTTCAACCTACAGAGGGTCCAGAGGGCCAGCCTGTTGCGCAGGTTCCACCAGGCAG gTGCTGTCAAAGCTTTAACCGTCAGTG gtgtGAAAGCTGTGTTCTCTGGGCACTACCACCGCAATGCGGGAGGGAGCCATGGTGGCCTGGACATGGTGGTGAGCTCAGCTATTGGTTGCCAGCTGGGCGATGACCCCCACGGAgtcagggtggtggtggtgaccGCTGATGAGATCATCCATCGCTACCACAGTCTGGAGCAGTTAAGTGAACGTGGCATAGACGAAGATCTGAAAAAACTCCTGGCTTGA
- the cpped1 gene encoding serine/threonine-protein phosphatase CPPED1 isoform X3 — MKAWRVGDCDGGGDEWTEEVRLTQQAVRAVNELRPRPRFVALCGDLIHAMPDSPFREEQEKDLKEALRLTDPDIPLVFVSGNHDLGNTPTPATVEQFRRTWGDDYFSFWVGGVLCLVLNSQLFFDASGCPQLAEAHDAWLERQLQSAAHSTARHVLVFQHIPLYLRTPDEDDEYFNLQRVQRASLLRRFHQAGAVKALTVSGVKAVFSGHYHRNAGGSHGGLDMVVSSAIGCQLGDDPHGVRVVVVTADEIIHRYHSLEQLSERGIDEDLKKLLA, encoded by the exons ATGAAGGCCTGGAGGGTGGGCGACTGCGATGGAGGAGGGGACGAGTGGACCGAGGAGGTCCGGCTCACGCAGCAGGCCGTGCGGGCTGTCAACGAGCTGCGGCCCCGTCCACGCTTCGTGGCTCTCTGTGGGGATCTGATCCATGCCATGCCAG ACTCCCCtttcagagaagagcaagagaagGACCTGAAAGAGGCCCTGCGGCTCACCGATCCGGACATCCCCCTTGTTTTCGTCAGCGGCAACCACGACCTGGGCAACACCCCAACCCCGGCCACGGTGGAGCAGTTCCGCCGCACCTGGGGTGACGACTACTTCAGCTTCTGGGTGGGCGGCGTGCTGTGCCTGGTTCTGAACTCCCAGCTGTTCTTCGACGCGTCGGGCTGCCCGCAGTTGGCCGAGGCCCACGATGCCTGGCTGGAGCGTCAGCTGCAGAGCGCCGCCCATAGCACCGCCCGCCACGTCCTTGTGTTCCAGCACATTCCGCTCTACCTGCGCACGCCCGACGAGGACGATGAATACTTCAACCTACAGAGGGTCCAGAGGGCCAGCCTGTTGCGCAGGTTCCACCAGGCAG gTGCTGTCAAAGCTTTAACCGTCAGTG gtgtGAAAGCTGTGTTCTCTGGGCACTACCACCGCAATGCGGGAGGGAGCCATGGTGGCCTGGACATGGTGGTGAGCTCAGCTATTGGTTGCCAGCTGGGCGATGACCCCCACGGAgtcagggtggtggtggtgaccGCTGATGAGATCATCCATCGCTACCACAGTCTGGAGCAGTTAAGTGAACGTGGCATAGACGAAGATCTGAAAAAACTCCTGGCTTGA
- the cpped1 gene encoding serine/threonine-protein phosphatase CPPED1 isoform X5, producing the protein MAGEDDIFLRATQRTYKGLTQDSPFREEQEKDLKEALRLTDPDIPLVFVSGNHDLGNTPTPATVEQFRRTWGDDYFSFWVGGVLCLVLNSQLFFDASGCPQLAEAHDAWLERQLQSAAHSTARHVLVFQHIPLYLRTPDEDDEYFNLQRVQRASLLRRFHQAGAVKALTVSGVKAVFSGHYHRNAGGSHGGLDMVVSSAIGCQLGDDPHGVRVVVVTADEIIHRYHSLEQLSERGIDEDLKKLLA; encoded by the exons ACTCCCCtttcagagaagagcaagagaagGACCTGAAAGAGGCCCTGCGGCTCACCGATCCGGACATCCCCCTTGTTTTCGTCAGCGGCAACCACGACCTGGGCAACACCCCAACCCCGGCCACGGTGGAGCAGTTCCGCCGCACCTGGGGTGACGACTACTTCAGCTTCTGGGTGGGCGGCGTGCTGTGCCTGGTTCTGAACTCCCAGCTGTTCTTCGACGCGTCGGGCTGCCCGCAGTTGGCCGAGGCCCACGATGCCTGGCTGGAGCGTCAGCTGCAGAGCGCCGCCCATAGCACCGCCCGCCACGTCCTTGTGTTCCAGCACATTCCGCTCTACCTGCGCACGCCCGACGAGGACGATGAATACTTCAACCTACAGAGGGTCCAGAGGGCCAGCCTGTTGCGCAGGTTCCACCAGGCAG gTGCTGTCAAAGCTTTAACCGTCAGTG gtgtGAAAGCTGTGTTCTCTGGGCACTACCACCGCAATGCGGGAGGGAGCCATGGTGGCCTGGACATGGTGGTGAGCTCAGCTATTGGTTGCCAGCTGGGCGATGACCCCCACGGAgtcagggtggtggtggtgaccGCTGATGAGATCATCCATCGCTACCACAGTCTGGAGCAGTTAAGTGAACGTGGCATAGACGAAGATCTGAAAAAACTCCTGGCTTGA
- the cpped1 gene encoding serine/threonine-protein phosphatase CPPED1 isoform X4, protein MAGEDDIFLRATQRTYKGLTQDEEREWRGPFCFIQAADPQLGLMKAWRVGDCDGGGDEWTEEVRLTQQAVRAVNELRPRPRFVALCGDLIHAMPDSPFREEQEKDLKEALRLTDPDIPLVFVSGNHDLGNTPTPATVEQFRRTWGDDYFSFWVGGVLCLVLNSQLFFDASGCPQLAEAHDAWLERQLQSAAHSTARHVLVFQHIPLYLRTPDEDDEYFNLQRVQRASLLRRFHQAGAVKALTVSVAASVWWQTT, encoded by the exons ATGAGGAGAGGGAGTGGAGGGGGCCGTTCTGCTTTATCCAGGCAGCGGACCCCCAGCTGGGCCTGATGAAGGCCTGGAGGGTGGGCGACTGCGATGGAGGAGGGGACGAGTGGACCGAGGAGGTCCGGCTCACGCAGCAGGCCGTGCGGGCTGTCAACGAGCTGCGGCCCCGTCCACGCTTCGTGGCTCTCTGTGGGGATCTGATCCATGCCATGCCAG ACTCCCCtttcagagaagagcaagagaagGACCTGAAAGAGGCCCTGCGGCTCACCGATCCGGACATCCCCCTTGTTTTCGTCAGCGGCAACCACGACCTGGGCAACACCCCAACCCCGGCCACGGTGGAGCAGTTCCGCCGCACCTGGGGTGACGACTACTTCAGCTTCTGGGTGGGCGGCGTGCTGTGCCTGGTTCTGAACTCCCAGCTGTTCTTCGACGCGTCGGGCTGCCCGCAGTTGGCCGAGGCCCACGATGCCTGGCTGGAGCGTCAGCTGCAGAGCGCCGCCCATAGCACCGCCCGCCACGTCCTTGTGTTCCAGCACATTCCGCTCTACCTGCGCACGCCCGACGAGGACGATGAATACTTCAACCTACAGAGGGTCCAGAGGGCCAGCCTGTTGCGCAGGTTCCACCAGGCAG gTGCTGTCAAAGCTTTAACCGTCAGTG tagCAGCATCAGTGTGGTGGCAAACTACATGA